GGCAACAGACGGCGCCCCCGGCCGTCGTTCTGTCCGGAGGCGCCTCGCCCTCGATCCGTTGACCTCGCGATCACCGCATTCAGGCCAACGCCATCGCCCCCGCCTCGACCACCTTGCCGTCGAACAGGTGCACCTCGCGATCCGCATGCTGCGCGTACCGCGAATCGTGCGTGACCATGCAGATCGTCGACCCGTTCTTGTTGAGCTCGCGGAGCAGGTCCATCACCGCCTCGCCGTTCTTCGAGTCGAGGTTGCCGGTCGGCTCGTCGGCGAGCAGGATCGCCGGGTCGCCGGCGACGGCGCGCGCGACAGCCACACGCTGCTGCTGGCCGCCCGAGAGCTGCGTCGGGTAGTGCTTGGTGCGGTGGCTCATCCCCACGCGCTCGAGCGCCGCGGCCACGCGGTCCTTGCGCTCGCTCGCCGGCATGTCGCGGTAAGTGAGCGGGAGCTCGACGTTCTCGAAGACCGTGAGGTCGCCGATGAGGTTGAACGCCTGGAAGATGAAGCCGATCTGCCGGTTGCGGACGCGGGCGCGCTCCACCGGGGCGAGCTTCGCGACCTGGTGCCCGTCGAGCAGGTAGTTGCCGTCGCTCGGCGTGTCGAGGAGGCCGAGGATCGAGAGGAGCGTCGTCTTGCCGCAGCCCGACGGGCCGCTGATGGCGACGTACTCGCCCTTCTTGATCTCGAAGTGGATGTCCTGCAGCGCATGGGTCTCGACCTCGTCGGTGAGGAAGACCTTCTTGATGCCGGTCATCGAGATCAGCGCGGGGGCGGTCGGGTTCATCATTGCGGCTCCGGGGGTTGGGCGGTGGAGGTCGTGTAAGCGGCTACTTGATGCGCACGCGGTCCACCGCGGCGTACTGCGTCATGTCGCTGAGGATCACCTGGTCGCCCACCTTGAGGCCACCGAGGATCTCCACGGTGTTCACGCTCGTGCGGCCGAGCTCGACGGGCATCCGCACCGCCGCCGAGCCACCGTCCACGAGCACGAACAGTCCCACGCGCCCGCTCGCCGCGCCGAACGCCGGTCGCCCGGTGTGCAGCACGTTGTTCAGGCGTTCGATCTGGATGGTGCCATCCACCGAGAGGTCCGGCACCGCGCCGGCGGGGAGCGGCCCCTCGAGCGAGACGTCGATCGTCACCGTCCCCTGGATCGCGGACGGGTCCTTCCGGATCACGCGCCCCTTCACGATCCCGTTGCGCGTGTCCACCGTCGCCGACTGGCCGAGCACGACGTCCTTCGCCTGCGACTCGGGGATCCGCAGCACGGCCTTGAGCTTGCCCGGCTGCACCACCTTCGCGAGCGTCGTCCCTTCGGGCACCCACTGGCCGAGCTGGAGCGTGAGGTCCTGCAGCACGCCGCCCTCAGGGGCTCGGACACTCAGCGAGCCCAGACGGTTTCGCTGCCGCTCGGCGATCGCCTCCAGCTGCGCGACCTGGCCCGTCTGCGTCGCGATCTGCGAATCGATCGAGGCCCGCTGCAGGTCCAGGCGCTCGCGCTCCACGCGGAGACGCGTCGTGGCCTCCTCGGCCTGCGCCCGACGGTTCGCCACCTCGAAGGCCGAGATGAGGTTGCGGCGCTGCAACGAGTCGGCCGCCTGCGCCTCCTGCGACGCGGCGACGAAGGTCGTGCGCGCGGTCGCGACCACGCCCTCCTGCGTGAGGATCTGGCTGCGGAGGTTCGTCTTGAGGTTGAGGAGCTCGATCTGCGCCTGCCGCACCTGCTGCTCGGCCTGCATCGTCTGGATCTGCAGGTCGGGGTTGCTCATCTCGAGCAGGACCTGCCCCGCGCCGACGCGGTCTCCCGACTCGACCGACTTGCGATCGACGCGCGCCGAGGCCTGGGCGGTGATGAAGCGGATCTGCTCGGGCACGAGCGTGCCGGGGCCGCGCACCTCGCGGACGACATCGCCCTGCCGCACCGAGTCGATGAGGATGGCGACGCGTTGGACGGTGGGTGCCGCCGGATCGAGCTGCGAGAGCGCGATCGTCGCGAGGATCACGACGGCCACGCCGGCGCCGATGGCGATGTTGCGGCCGGTCTTCTTCTGCGGAGCGCGAACGATATCCATCGTGGTCAGTCAGCCCTGAGAGTGATCGCCGGATCCACCGCCGCCGCCCGCCGCGCGGGCGCATAGGTCGCGACCGCGGCCACCGCGAGCAGCACGAGCGGGACCAGCGTGAACGTCATCGGATCGAGTGCGTTGCCGCCATATAGTACGCCCGCGAGCAGGCGGCTGGCACCCACGGCCCCGGCGAGCCCGAGGACCGCGCCCACCACCACCAGCAGCATCCCCTGCCGCATCATCAGCCGGATCACGTCCGACGCCGCGGCGCCGATCGCCATCCGGATCCCGATCTCGCGAGTGCGCTGCGAGACCGAGTACGCCATCACCCCGTACATCCCGACCGCCGCGAGGAGCAGGCCGAGCAGGCCGAAGACGCCGAGCGCCATCCCGGTGATGCGCGCCGGGAGCAACGCGATACTGAGGTGCTGATCGGCCGTACGGAGATTGCTGACGGGAAGATTCGCGTCGAGGTCGGCGACGACCCGGCGCAGCGTGGGGATCGCGGCCGCCGGGTCGCCTGCCGTCCGGATCACGACAGCCATCGACGCCCCCCAGAGCTGGGCCTGGGGGAACCACATGAAGGCCTTCGGGTCCTCGCCGAGCCGCTGGTACTTGCCGGTCGGCACCACGCCCACGACGGTCCAGTCGCCACCGGCGGTCCGCACGACCTTCCCGACCGCCTCCTGCCCGGGCCAGAACCGATCGACGAAGCGCTGGTTGATGATGATCGCCCGCACCGCGCCGCTGTCGTCCTGCACGGTGAAGTCGCGGCCGCGCAGGAGCGGGATGCCCATCGTCGCGAAGTAGCCGGGCGCGGCGCGTGAGTAGTTCACCGACATCCCCTCGTCCTTCGCGGGCACGTACCCGGGGATCTCGACGCCGCGGTCGCTGCTGTTCAGTCCGAGCGGCACGGCCTCGGTGAGGCTCGCGCCGCGGACCGTCGGCTCCGCCTGCAGCCGCGCGACGAGCTCGCGATAGAAGGTCTCGGTGTTGCCGCGCGCGTACCCTTGCATCGACGGGTCGAGGTCGGCGATGAGCAGGTTCGTCTCGTCGAATCCCTTGTCGAGCGCCGTCGCCGCGCGGAGGTTGCCGAGGAAGAGCCCGGCCGAGACCAGGAGCACGATGGAGAGCGCCATCTGTGCGACGACGAGTCCGCGTCGCACGCGCGAGCGGCCGTCGCCGGCCGGTGCTTCGCCCTTCAGCGCAGGGATCAGCGCCGGTCGCGTCGCCTGCAGCGCCGGGGCGAGCCCGAAGAGGACGCCCGTGAGCACGGTCGCGCCCAACGCGAAGCCGAGGACGCGACCGCTCAACTGCAGGTCCGGCGCGAAGTCGATCGCGATCGGGAATCGGATGCCGTTCACCAGCGCGATCGCCCAGGTCGCGACGAGCAGCCCGGCCGCGCCCGAGACCAGCGAGAAGACCAGGCTCTCGACGAGCAGCTGCCGGACGAGCGCGGCGCGACGGGCGCCGAGGGCGAGGCGGATCGCCATCTCCCGCGCCCGGTCGCGCGCCCGCGCGAGGAAGAGGTTCGCGACGTTCACGCAGGCGATCAGCAGGAGGATCACGACGACGGCCATCACCACCGCGGAGAGTCCGACCTGCGCCCCCCGGAAGGACGGATGGACCCCCGCCTCGTCCTGTGCCACCATGTGGATCCCGCTCTGCTCGTACTCGTCCGGGAACTCCGCGCGCAGCTCCGTCTCGAGCGCGTCGAGCCGCGCGCGCGCCTGCTCGAAGGAGACGCCCGGCTTCAGTCGTGCGACGATGTTCATGTAGTTGTTGCCGCGCGTCTCGAACCCCGCCTCGCCGCCGGGCCGGACCTGGCCGAGCTGCATGAGCGGGATCCAGAGCATCGGCTGCACCATCGGCATCACGCCGAGGAAGCGCGGCGGCGCGACGCCGATGATCGTGACGTTGCGCCCGTTGAGCGGCACCTCCTTTCCGACGATGTCCGGATCGGCACCGAAGAGCGTCCGCCAGCCCGCGTCGGAGAGGACGATGACCGGATGCGCGCCGCGCCCCTCGTCCTCCTCGGGAAGGAAGGTGCGCCCCCGCGCGGCCGGCACGCCGAGCACGGAGAAGAAGTCGGCCGAGACCATTTGCGCGAACACCATCGTCGGGCGCCCCGAGGCGGTGATGCTCACCTCGGACCAGTTCCAGGCCATCGCGCCGTCGAAGACGTCGGTGGTGCGGCGCCGGACGTCCCAGAAGTGCGGGATGGAGCTCGAGCCGTAGAGCTCCGGCCCCGGCCAGGTGCGATAGAGCTGGACGAGCCGGTCGGTCCCTTGCACGACGGCCACGGGCCGCAGCAGGAGCGCCTCCACCGCGGCGAACACCGCGGTGTTGAGACCGATGCCAAGCGCGAGCGTGACGACGACGATCGTCGTGAAGAGCGGGCTCTTCGCGAGCATGCGGCCGGCGAAGCGGAGGTCGTCAATCATAGCGGAGGGCCTGCATCGGGTGGACCTGCGCAGCGCGGCGCGCCGGGACGAAGCCGGCGGCGAGCGCGACGAGCGCGAGGAGTACGACGCTCGACGAGAAGACGAGCGCATCGTGCCCTTCCAGTCCGTAGAGCAGCGAGCGCGCGGCCTTGCCGAGCCCGAGCGCAGCGGCGACCCCGAGGAAGCCGCCGACGATCGTCATGAGGCCCACCTGCCGCATGACCATCGCCCGCACCTTCGCGCCGTCCGCCCCGAGCGCCATCCGCACGCCGATCTCCCGCGTCCGCTGCGCGACCGAGTACGCGAGCACGCCGTAGAGCCCGACGCCGGCGAGCAGGGTCGCGAGCACCGCGAAGCAGGCCGAGAGGATCGAGATCATCCGGTCGAGGAAGACGTTCTCGCGCACCTGCTGCGGCAGCGTCTTGAGGTCCTCCACCGGGATGGTCGCGTCGACGCGCTTCACCACCTCGCGGATGCTCGCGAGCATCTGTTCCGGCGGCAGCGTGGACTTCACGTAGAAGTTCATGTAGCCACTGGCCAGGGTCTGCGGCCAGCTCGTGTAGAAGACCGGCGGCACCGAGTCCTTCACGTCGGAATACTTGATGTCCGGCACGAGGCCGACGATCTGGGTGTCGAGCGTGTCGCGGCTCGTCTCGTCGGTCATGAACTTGCCGACGACGTCGTTGCCGAGCTTGAACTTCCGGGCGAAGGCCTGGTTCACCACGGCGACCTTCATGCCGCCGCGGATGTCCGATGCGGCGATGTCGCGACCGGCGAGCATCGCGACCCCGAGCGTCGTGAAGTAGCCGGGGCCGACCGAGTTGAGGCGCGAGTTGTTGTCGACGTCGGGGCCGCGCTCATAGCCCTGCACGAGCACGTCGGTGCCCCAGTTGTCCCCCGCCAGGAGCGGCACGAGCGCGGAGGTCACCCCGGTCACGCCGGGCATCGACCGCAGTTCCTCCTCGACCCGCTGGAAGTAGAGGGTCGAGCGCGTCGAATCGTACCCCGACCGTTCCGGCGAGAGGCCGAACGTCGCGAACTGCTCGATCCGGACGCCCAGATCCACGCGACTGACGTTCGCGAGGCTCTTGAGGAAGAGCCCGGCCGACACCAGCAGCGCCATGGAGAGCGTGATCTGCACCGTCACGAGCGAGGCCCGGAAGCGCGCCGCCGCCTTTCCGCCCGTGAGCTGCCCCGCGCCCGACCGGATGACCGAGATGAGGTCGCTCCGCGTGCTGTGCAGCGCCGGGAACATGCCGAACAACACGCCCGTCGCGATCGAGAGCCCTGCGGCGAAGAGCACGACCGATGGCTGCAGCTCGAACCGCAGCGTCTCGATCGCATCCGACGGCATCAGCGACCCGATGAACGTCAGCGTCCACTGCGCCACCACGAGGCTCACCGCGCCGCCGAGCAGCGACAGCAGCACCGACTCGGTGAGCAGCAGTGACAGCAGCTGCCGCCGCGTCGCGCCGAGCGCGAGCCGCACCCCCATCTCGGCGGCGCGCCCCGCGCCGCGCGCGAGCAGCAGGTTCGCGATGTTCGCGCAGGCGATGAGGAGCACCACCCCGGTGACGCCGAAGAGGAGGTAGAGCGGCGTCCGCGCTTCGCTGAAGATCGAGCTCTGGCCCTGCTTCCCCGGCTCCACCCCGAGGGTCTTGGTGCGGAACCGCTGTATCGTCTGGTCGCTCATCCCGTCCTGCAGCGGCGCCTCGACATCATTGATGATCGGACGATAGATCCCGTTGAGCGCCGCGGTCGCCTGGTCGAGCGAGACGCCCGGCTTGAGGCGCCCGAAGACGTAGACCCAGTAGTTTCGGCGCCGTTCGAACTGCTCGGTGCGGAACCAGCGCTCGAGCTGCGCCCGCATCGAGATCGGCACGAAGAACCGCGGGCGCGAGCCCAGCGTGGTCCCCGTGAAGCCCTCCGGCGCCACGCCGACGATGCTGTAGGTGGAGCCGTTGATCAGGAGCGTCCGGCCGATGACACCGGGATCGGCGCCGAAGCGTTCACGCCAGAAGTCGTGCGCGAGCACCGTCACGTAGTTCGCGCCCGGGACCGCGTCATCGCTCGGCGTGAGGAGCCGCCCCACCGCGGCCTGCAGCTGCAGCGTCGGGAAGTACGAGCCCGACACCATCATCCCTTCGGCCGTCATCGGTTCGTTGTCGATCGCGACGCTCGCGCCCATGTTGCGGTGCGCGGCGAGCCCCGTGAGGACCGTCTGCGCCTTCTCGAGGTCGCGGAACATCGGATACGAGAGGACGACATCGCAGTCGCCGGCCTGCGAGCAGGACTGGGAGCCCGGCTTGGGGCCCGGCGCGCTCAGGTTCACCAGTTCCGTGGGCGCCGGCACGGGCAGCGGCCGCAGGAGGATCTGGTCGAACAGCGAGAAGATCGCCGAGTTGGCGCCGATCCCGAGCGCGAGGGAGAGCACGGCGACGGCCGTGACGAACGGCGTGCGGAGGAGCATGCGCGCCGCGAGCTTCACGTTCTGCAGCATGGGACGGGGCTTGGGGGGCGGTGGCCTCGATGACGCGGGATTGGACAGTCCCCGCGGCCAGACCGTTTGACCTTCCCCGACTACCTGCGGGGCCGGGGGCGAGTTTCAGCCCCGGGCCGACCCGTCACGGGGTCCGGCGGTACCACCCGTCGAACGAGACCGCCCAGGTGCGACCGCCGTCCCCGCTCGTCTCCCATAGCTGACGGACCCGACCGTCGCCCTGCGGGATCCAGCTCACGCGCTGCCGGAGCAATTTGCCCGCGGGGTCCTTCGCTTCGCCCTCGAGCACCATCCGGCCGTCGCGGAGCCCGCCCCGCAGATGGAGTACGTCACCGCCGCTCCCGACCCAGTCCTGCCCCCACTGGCCAGTGCCGAGGTCGTAGGCGTTGAGGCTCTGCCCGGTGTTCGGCACCGAGCCGCCCGCGACCCAGTGCTCATGGACGGTGCAGCCGCCGTCCTCGAGGGTCACCGAGTTGCGCCCCATGACCGTGGTGCCGGCGCTGTCCGTCACCGTCCACTCGCCGACCCAGAAGTCGAACTGGCGGTGCATCGGGGTCTTGCACCCCGGCGGAGCGCCCTGGGCGAGGGCCGTTGTCGGCAGGAGCGTCAGGGCAACGAGCAGGCCGAGCAGTCGCATCAGCGTTCACTCCTTCGGACCATGAGTTTGAGACCCGACCAGGTCTCGTCGACCGCACACACCTTCACATCGACCCACCCCATGGGGAGCGCGACCTCGCGGATCACGTCCTCGGTGACGTCGGTCTTCACCTTCGAGGCCTTCTTGGGCCAGGAGACCCAGACCGTGGCTTCCGGGCGGAGGGTCTGCCGCAGGGTCTTGAGGGCGCGCTCGAGGCGCGACCGGGCCGTCGCGAAGACGTGGACCAGATCCGCGTTGGAGTCCAGTCCCTTCGCGAACCGCACCCCCGTCGGCAGGGGCGCCACGAGATCGCGGTAGTCGGCTGGCCCGTCCCAGACGAAGAGACGGGCGCCTTCCTTGATGTCGAGCTTCTTCGCGAGGGGGGTCCCCGAGTATCCGGCGTCGCTGGGCATGACGAGTCTACCCGTGCCAGTCCGAAAACCGCACAGGAAGGCTGGTCAGCGCCGCGTTCCGGAACGAAGTCAGGCCGTGGGCGGCGCCGGAGCGGCCGCGGCGGGAGGCTCGGGGTCGCGCTCCACGAGGATCGCGTAGTCGGTGGCAAGCACCGCCACCGCTCCCACCGCTGCCCAGAACGGGAGCAGCGCCATGCCGGCGATCCCGGCGTTGAGCGGCATGTCGAACAGCGTCCGCCCCTCGGGATTCTTGAGGATGATGCGGCGGACGTTCCCCTCGTGGATGAGCTCCTTGAGCTTCTCCATGAGTGCGGCGCCACTGACCTTGAACTCTTCCATGGGATCGACCTTGCCGCGCGGGGCGGCGGTGGGTGCCATCGGGGCGTACGCATCGCGGGGGGCATTGGTGTCACCGGACCCCGGGATGTCGTACCTTCCGGCATCGAGCGGGGCCGCATTCCCGGTCCAGGCCACTTTCCTCCTTCTTCCTTCTACCTTCTTCGTTCTCCTTATGGCCAAGATCGGCGAATCCGAGTGGATCTGGCGCGACGGTTCCCTCGTGAAGTGGCAGGACGCGACCGTACACGTGCTCGCTCACTCCGTGCAGTTCGGCTCGGCGGTCTTCGAGGGCATCCGGTGCTACCCGACGCCGAAGGGCCCGGCGATCTTCCGGCTCCGCGAGCATCTCAAGCGGATGCTGAACTCCTGCAAGATCTACCGCATGGACCCGCCCTGGACGATCGACCAGCTGGTCGAGGCGCATCGCGAGGTCGTCCGGAAGAACGGCATCGCGCAGTGCTACATCCGCCCCATGGTCCTGCGCGGCTACGGCGCGGCGGGGATGGTGCCCTTCGACAGCCCGATCGAGACGTTCGTTCCGTGCTGGCCGTGGGGCGCGTACCTCGGCGACGAGGCGCTCGAGAAGGGGGTCGACGCCTGCGTCTCCACCTGGAACCGCGTCGCGCCCAACACGATCCCCGCCGCGGCCAAGATCGCCGGCAACTATCTGAGCGGCCAGCTCGTGAAGATGGAGGCGCTGCGCAACGGCTTCGACGAGGCCATCGCGCTCGGTCCGGACGGGATGCTCAGCGAGGGGTCGGGGCAGAACGTCTTCGTGGTGGACGGCGGTGAACTCTACACGCCGCCGCTCGACGGGACGCTGCTCCCCGGCATCACCCGCGACACGGTGATCAACATCGCGAAGGACGAAGGCCTGACGGTGCACGTCCAGCCGCTCACGCGCGAGACGCTCTACACGAGCGAGGAGTGCTTCGTGTGCGGCACGGCGAGCGAGGTCACGCCCATCCGGAGCGTCGATCGCCTGCCCGTCGGCGACGGCAAGGTCGGCCCGGTGACGCGGCGGATCCAGCAGCGCTATCTGGACATCGTGTACGGCCGGATCCCGGACACGCACGGGTGGCTGACGTACGTGTGATCCCGTTGCACGCGGCGAGGCAACGAGGAGTCCGACTCCTCGTCGCCCTGTCGGTCGTGCTCGCATCGCCGATGGCGATGGCCGCGCAGGCCGGCGCGGTCTCCGGTCAGGTCGTGTCCGAGACCGGCGTCCCGCTCGCCGGCGCTCGCGTGTCGGTGCCGACCGGCCGGCGGGAGGTCGCGACTGACGCCGCCGGCCGGTTCCGGATCGAGCGGCTCGCGATCGGCCCGGCGACGATCACGGCGAGCGCACCGGGGTTCGAGACGGCGCGGCGAACCGTCGAGGTCCGCCTCGACCGGCCGACCGAGGTGCGCCTCGTCCTGACGCCAGTCCGTACGCGCCTCGGCGCCGTACTCGTCCGCGAACAGGCACCAGCGGGGACGATGCGTCCCGCGGGCGACACCCTCGGGCCCCTCATGGTGCCCGGCGCCCGCACCGAGGTGATCGCGCTCGAGGGATCGGACGCGAACCTCGCCGAGAAGGTCGGCCGACAGATCTTCGCGCGGGTGCCCGGCCTCCAGGTCTACGACATGGACGGCGCAGGGAACCAGACGAACGTCTCGACCCGCGGACTCGATCCGCATCGCTCCTGGGAGTTCAACCTCCGGCAGGATGGGGTGCCCATCAACTCGGACCTGTACGGGTATCCGGCGAGCCACTACAGCCTGCCGATGGAAGCGATCGAACGAGTGGAGCTCGTCCGCGGCACCGCCTCGCTGCAGTACGGGTCCCAGTTCGGCGGACTGCTGAACTACGTCACGCGCGCAGCGGACACCTCGCGAGCGCTGGCGCCACGGGTCGTGATGAATGGCGGCTCGTTCGGCCTCGCCAATCTGTACGGCGAGGCGAGTGGCCGCGTCGGCGGCGTCGACTATGTCACCTATGCGGCTTGGCGCGAGAGCGACGGGTACCGGGACGGCGCCCGCTCGCGCTACTCGGCGCAGTACGCGTCGGCGACGTGGCGCCTCACGTCGACGCTGCGACTCCGCGCCCAGGTGGCACGGTCGTGGTACCTGTATCGGATCCCCGGGCCGCTCACGGATGCGATGTTCGCCGCGGACCCCAGGCAGTCGACGCGGTCGCGGAACTGGTTCAGCCCGACCATCACGATCCCGGCGTTGCAGGCCGAGTGGCGGCCGAGCGCGCGCACGCGACTGTCCGTCCAGGCGAGTGGCGTCCTCGGCGACCGCAGCTCGGTGCAGTTCGTCGGATTCGCCACCGTCGCGGACACCGCACTGACCGCCACCGGTCGCCCGGCGAACCGGGCCGTCGACATCGACGACTTCGACAGCCGCACGCTCGAGGTCCGACTCACGCACGCGCACACGGTCGGCGCGCGCGCCGCGACGATCGCGGCCGGCGTCACGATGTCCGACAATCACATGCGCCGCCGGCAGCAGGGGGTCGGCACCACCGGCGACGACTACGATCTCGGCATCACCGGCGCGTTCGGTCGCGACCTGCGCTACCGGTCGCGCGCGGTCGCCGCGTACGCGGAGGAGATCGTGCGCGTGACCGACCGCTGGACGCTCATCCCCGGCGTCCGCATCGAGCGCGGCGAGACGCGCATGACCGGACGGCTCGCGTACTACGACCCGGCGGACGTGCCGCGCACGGTGCGGCACGATTTCCCCCTCCTCGGGCTTCGCACGAGCTATCGCGGTGCGCGCGCGGAGTGGTACGGGGGCTGGAGCGAGTCGTACCGGCCGATGCTGCTCAAGGACCTGCTGCCGGAGAACGCGCTCGAGCGGAGCGACCCGGCGATGCGCGACGCGCGCGGCTGGACGGCGGAGAGTGGCGTCCGCGGCACGCGCGGGGCGCGGCTCACCTACGACGTCGGCCTCTTCTGGATGCGGTACGATGGGCGATTCGGCGCGCTGCTGCGCGATGACGGCGCGGGGCCGTACGTGTTCAAGACGAACCTGGGGTCCACGCGAACGGCGGGGGCCGAGATCGCCCTCGACGCCTTGCTCGCGACCTCGGCGCACGCGACCTGGCGGGGATTCGCCTCCGCGGCGCTCTTCGACGCCGTCTATCGCAAGGGCGTCGCCGTGACCGGTGGCGCGAACGTCGCCCTCGACGGGAATCGCGTGGAAGGGGTGCCCGCGATCATCGTCCGGACCGGCGTCGTCCGCACCGGCGCCGCTGGCACGATGACGCTCCAGGTGAGCCACACCGGCGAGAGCTTCGGCGACCCGCTCAACACGCGCGAACCGAACGTGACGGGTGCTCGCGGCATCGTGCCGGCATACACGCTCGTGGATCTCACGCTCTCGCGTCGTGTCGGCGCGCACGCCGTCGTGCGCGCGGGGGTGACGAACGTCTTCGATGTGCGGTACTTCACCAAGCGCCCGGCGTTCTACCCGGGCCCCGGCGTCTGGCCGAGTGATGGCCGCGGCGTCACCTTGGGGATGTCGCTCGGCCGGTAGCGTCGCGGATCTGGCACGGTCCCTGCCTCGTAGGGAGGCGTAGGGCCGAGGAAACCCGCGGTTCTGTCCTCCCTGCAGGTCACTCGCTCGGTCCAAGTGTGTCATTCCGGATGGAACGCGTATCTGGCGTGCTCTGAAGGGGTTGGAACTTCCCGGAACTCCCCCCCTGCGCCACGGTACGACCGGGTAGGCCTGTCACGCAGGAGACCGTATGACCCGCTCCACCGCAGTCCTTCGCCTCGCGCTCGCCCTCTCGGCGGGCGCCACTCCGCTGGTCACCCCGGCACTCCTCGCGCAGGAACCGACCATCTCGGCCGATTCCCGCGTGCGGGACGATGAGCTCTTCACGGTCGAAGAGCTCGACAATCTGCTGGCGCCGGTGGCGCTGTACCCTGATCCGATCCTGGCCCAGCTCTTCATCGCGGCCACGTATCCGGAGCAGGTCGAGCTCGCGGCGCGCTACGTCGAGAACTACGGCACCGACGGCATCGACGACCAGCGCTGGGATGTCAGCGTCCGGTCGATCGCGCACTACGGTCCGGTGCTGAACATGCTCGTCGAGCGCCCGAACTGGGCGACGGCGGTCGGCCGCGCGTACGCGATGCAGCCGGGCGACGTGATGGCGAGCGTCCAGAGCCTGCGCCGCATGGCGCGCGCCCAGGGCAACCTCCAGTCGACGGAGCAGCAGCGCGTCGAGGTCGAGCGCGAGTACATCCGGA
This window of the Gemmatimonadota bacterium genome carries:
- a CDS encoding DUF4342 domain-containing protein, with product MEEFKVSGAALMEKLKELIHEGNVRRIILKNPEGRTLFDMPLNAGIAGMALLPFWAAVGAVAVLATDYAILVERDPEPPAAAAPAPPTA
- a CDS encoding ABC transporter permease, encoding MLQNVKLAARMLLRTPFVTAVAVLSLALGIGANSAIFSLFDQILLRPLPVPAPTELVNLSAPGPKPGSQSCSQAGDCDVVLSYPMFRDLEKAQTVLTGLAAHRNMGASVAIDNEPMTAEGMMVSGSYFPTLQLQAAVGRLLTPSDDAVPGANYVTVLAHDFWRERFGADPGVIGRTLLINGSTYSIVGVAPEGFTGTTLGSRPRFFVPISMRAQLERWFRTEQFERRRNYWVYVFGRLKPGVSLDQATAALNGIYRPIINDVEAPLQDGMSDQTIQRFRTKTLGVEPGKQGQSSIFSEARTPLYLLFGVTGVVLLIACANIANLLLARGAGRAAEMGVRLALGATRRQLLSLLLTESVLLSLLGGAVSLVVAQWTLTFIGSLMPSDAIETLRFELQPSVVLFAAGLSIATGVLFGMFPALHSTRSDLISVIRSGAGQLTGGKAAARFRASLVTVQITLSMALLVSAGLFLKSLANVSRVDLGVRIEQFATFGLSPERSGYDSTRSTLYFQRVEEELRSMPGVTGVTSALVPLLAGDNWGTDVLVQGYERGPDVDNNSRLNSVGPGYFTTLGVAMLAGRDIAASDIRGGMKVAVVNQAFARKFKLGNDVVGKFMTDETSRDTLDTQIVGLVPDIKYSDVKDSVPPVFYTSWPQTLASGYMNFYVKSTLPPEQMLASIREVVKRVDATIPVEDLKTLPQQVRENVFLDRMISILSACFAVLATLLAGVGLYGVLAYSVAQRTREIGVRMALGADGAKVRAMVMRQVGLMTIVGGFLGVAAALGLGKAARSLLYGLEGHDALVFSSSVVLLALVALAAGFVPARRAAQVHPMQALRYD
- a CDS encoding ABC transporter ATP-binding protein, producing the protein MNPTAPALISMTGIKKVFLTDEVETHALQDIHFEIKKGEYVAISGPSGCGKTTLLSILGLLDTPSDGNYLLDGHQVAKLAPVERARVRNRQIGFIFQAFNLIGDLTVFENVELPLTYRDMPASERKDRVAAALERVGMSHRTKHYPTQLSGGQQQRVAVARAVAGDPAILLADEPTGNLDSKNGEAVMDLLRELNKNGSTICMVTHDSRYAQHADREVHLFDGKVVEAGAMALA
- a CDS encoding ABC transporter permease; protein product: MIDDLRFAGRMLAKSPLFTTIVVVTLALGIGLNTAVFAAVEALLLRPVAVVQGTDRLVQLYRTWPGPELYGSSSIPHFWDVRRRTTDVFDGAMAWNWSEVSITASGRPTMVFAQMVSADFFSVLGVPAARGRTFLPEEDEGRGAHPVIVLSDAGWRTLFGADPDIVGKEVPLNGRNVTIIGVAPPRFLGVMPMVQPMLWIPLMQLGQVRPGGEAGFETRGNNYMNIVARLKPGVSFEQARARLDALETELRAEFPDEYEQSGIHMVAQDEAGVHPSFRGAQVGLSAVVMAVVVILLLIACVNVANLFLARARDRAREMAIRLALGARRAALVRQLLVESLVFSLVSGAAGLLVATWAIALVNGIRFPIAIDFAPDLQLSGRVLGFALGATVLTGVLFGLAPALQATRPALIPALKGEAPAGDGRSRVRRGLVVAQMALSIVLLVSAGLFLGNLRAATALDKGFDETNLLIADLDPSMQGYARGNTETFYRELVARLQAEPTVRGASLTEAVPLGLNSSDRGVEIPGYVPAKDEGMSVNYSRAAPGYFATMGIPLLRGRDFTVQDDSGAVRAIIINQRFVDRFWPGQEAVGKVVRTAGGDWTVVGVVPTGKYQRLGEDPKAFMWFPQAQLWGASMAVVIRTAGDPAAAIPTLRRVVADLDANLPVSNLRTADQHLSIALLPARITGMALGVFGLLGLLLAAVGMYGVMAYSVSQRTREIGIRMAIGAAASDVIRLMMRQGMLLVVVGAVLGLAGAVGASRLLAGVLYGGNALDPMTFTLVPLVLLAVAAVATYAPARRAAAVDPAITLRAD
- a CDS encoding DUF3052 family protein: MPSDAGYSGTPLAKKLDIKEGARLFVWDGPADYRDLVAPLPTGVRFAKGLDSNADLVHVFATARSRLERALKTLRQTLRPEATVWVSWPKKASKVKTDVTEDVIREVALPMGWVDVKVCAVDETWSGLKLMVRRSER
- a CDS encoding branched-chain amino acid transaminase, whose amino-acid sequence is MAKIGESEWIWRDGSLVKWQDATVHVLAHSVQFGSAVFEGIRCYPTPKGPAIFRLREHLKRMLNSCKIYRMDPPWTIDQLVEAHREVVRKNGIAQCYIRPMVLRGYGAAGMVPFDSPIETFVPCWPWGAYLGDEALEKGVDACVSTWNRVAPNTIPAAAKIAGNYLSGQLVKMEALRNGFDEAIALGPDGMLSEGSGQNVFVVDGGELYTPPLDGTLLPGITRDTVINIAKDEGLTVHVQPLTRETLYTSEECFVCGTASEVTPIRSVDRLPVGDGKVGPVTRRIQQRYLDIVYGRIPDTHGWLTYV
- a CDS encoding HlyD family efflux transporter periplasmic adaptor subunit, which codes for MDIVRAPQKKTGRNIAIGAGVAVVILATIALSQLDPAAPTVQRVAILIDSVRQGDVVREVRGPGTLVPEQIRFITAQASARVDRKSVESGDRVGAGQVLLEMSNPDLQIQTMQAEQQVRQAQIELLNLKTNLRSQILTQEGVVATARTTFVAASQEAQAADSLQRRNLISAFEVANRRAQAEEATTRLRVERERLDLQRASIDSQIATQTGQVAQLEAIAERQRNRLGSLSVRAPEGGVLQDLTLQLGQWVPEGTTLAKVVQPGKLKAVLRIPESQAKDVVLGQSATVDTRNGIVKGRVIRKDPSAIQGTVTIDVSLEGPLPAGAVPDLSVDGTIQIERLNNVLHTGRPAFGAASGRVGLFVLVDGGSAAVRMPVELGRTSVNTVEILGGLKVGDQVILSDMTQYAAVDRVRIK